The Akkermansiaceae bacterium nucleotide sequence TTCCTGGCGGTGCCTGTGATCTCCAGCGGGATGGTGACCTGGTGGGTGGAAGCATCCAGCCGGTTGATCCGGAACCGGCCGGTGAGCGGTGCCGCGGCCGTGGGCTCGGTGGCCACGGGATCAAGCACGGTGAGGGAAACCGTGACGGGATCCGGCTCCGGTGGCAGGGGGCCGGTGGGTGTCACCTCCGCCAGGGTGGTCGCGCAGCGCATCTCGTCGAACGACACATCCTGTCCGGGTGAGCCGGCATTGCCGATGCCGAACTGGATGCCTCCGCCGTTGGCCAGGTTGTAGGTAGTCGCCCCGCTGTAGGTCTGGGTGGCCCGGCCGATGAGCTGGCCCGCCTCCGTGCCGAAGGTGGTGACCGCGTCCCATTCGGCTTCGCCGAAGCCCCCGTCGGCATGGTTTTCGAACTGGGCCTCGTTCAGCACATAGGTGGTCGCCGTGCGGGTCCCGGTGCCGCCGACGTTGGTGAACTTTCCGATGACGAGGTAGGTGGGACCCACACTGAGGGACCCGGACCCGATGGTCGTCGGTGTCACGGTCGATCTGCCGTATTGGGTCGCAGTCAGGGAGCTGGCATGCCCGGAATCGGCAAGCGTGACGAAGAAGGAGTCCGCGGCACCGCTCGTGCTGGAGGCATTCATCCGCAAGGTGATGACCGAGTTCACCGTCTTGTCCATTTCCAGTCTCACCAGGTGGCTGGTGTAGAAGGTGGACCCGACGGGCAGCGTGGAGCCGATGTACCGGTAGCCCATGAAGGAGGCTGCGCCCGCCGTGTTCTTGTAACGGCCACGCCCACCCCGCACCTGGAGGCTTCCGAATGTCAGGCCGGTGGACTGGTAGATGTTTGACGTTCCTCCCTGACCGGCCGCGTTGGCTCCCGTGATGGCCGAGCCGACCCCCAGGCTGCCCGCGCTCCGGAGGGCCGGAATCACCCCGACCAGCGTCTGGCCTTCCGTCACCTGCCGGTAGTCGAATCCGTCATACGCAAAGAGCTTGGCGTGGGTATGCTGGAGGCCGCCGAGGGTACAGGCAGCCGCCATGATGAGGCATCGCGGGTTCATGGGATGGGTTTTTCCAGGCGGGAGGGGAAATGCCACCGCCGTAGATGGAGTCCGCGTTTAGCCGTTCCGCCGCCGCCTTGCAAGTTCCCGGAACCATCCATCCTCAGACAGGGAAGCGAATTGGCGGGAATCCACAGGCGTTTCTTGCCATGGGAAACGGGCGGGGTATGGTCGCGCTCACGCCTTCATGACTCCGTTTTTGAGGAAACTGCTGGGGATGAACTGGGTGCTCGTGCTGGTGATGTACGGGCTCCTCATCTTCGGCGTGTTCATGATCGAAAGCGCGGCCCGCCACCTCTCGGTCAGCCACGACATCCTGACGAAATACGGATCTCCGGGAGCCTACTACGCCACCATGCAGAAATGGTGGATCCTCGCCGGCAGTGTCGTCTACTTCGGCGCGGCCCTCATCGACTACAAATGGATCCGCTGGCTGGGGATTCCGTTCTACGTTGTCAGCATCACCCTGATGCTCATGGCCATGCAGCAGGATGACAACGTCCACCGGCTGGTCATCGGCGGATTCAGCTTCCAGCCCGCCCAGTTGGGGATTTCCTCCGGGATCGTGCTCATCGCCTGGCTGGTCCAGGACCTGCCGAAGGTCCATCGGTGGTTCGCGGCTCCGTTCGTCCGCATCGGCCTCATCGGGGTGCTGGCGGCCATTCCTTTCTTCATCGTGATGAAAATGGGCGACATGGGGTCGGCCCTGGTCTGGATTCCGGTCTCGATCGTCGCACTCCTCATCGGGGGTGCGCCTTTCCGGTACATGTCGTTCATGGCGCTGATCGGCGTTGGTTTGCTGCCGTTGCTCTACTTTGTCGCGCTGCCCTTGGTTTCCGAACGGGGGCCGGAACGGATCGACGTCTGGCTGCGGATGTTGAACGAAGAGGAGGTGGACCTGCTCGGCCCGGCTTACGCCCCGCACAATGTTTCCATGGCCGTTGGCAAGGCGGGCTGGAAAGGCGTCGGCTGGAACTCCACGGCTCCGACCTCCCTCCATGAGAAAGGCTTCATTCCGCGGGACACCGCGCACAACGACTACATCTTCGCGGTGATCGCGGAGGAACTCGGGTTCCGTGGCAGTCTCCTGCTCATCACCGCGTTCGCGTTGCTGCTCATCCAAGGGCTTTTCATCGCCTTCTACAGCCGGGATGTGGCCGGGCGGCTGCTGGCCTCGCTGGTGGTCGCGCTCTTTTTCGCCCACGTGTTCGAGAGCATCGGTATGTGCGTCCTCCTTATGCCCATCACGGGTATTCCTCTCCCGCTGGTCAGCTATTCCGGGACATTCGCGGTCATCTGCATGTTCCTGCTCGGTTTGGTCCAGAGTGTCTGGATCCACCGTCATGAACGCGGTTCCTCCGCCGCCGGATGAGAAAAGTTACACGGTTGTTTGACTTCCGGATGGAGTCGCCGGAGTTTGGCTCATGAATGCTGAACTGTTCGCCGCGGCTCCGACGAAGGGGGAGCAAGCCAAGCACCGGCTGTTGCTTGCGGCTCTGGAGAAGATTGGAGAGAAGGGGTATGATGGAGCCTCCGTGCGGGAAATCGCGGAAGCCGCAGGACAGAATGTGGCTGCCATCGCCTATTATTTCGGCAATAAGGAGAGCCTCTACGGCGAGGTCATCGAGGGGATCATCGCTTATCTGAACCGCACGTTCGGAGGATTGACGCAGGAAGCGAAGCGGCTGTTCGAAGGCGGTGGAATGACCGCGGCACAAGGGGCGGAGCTTCTGAAAAGGATGCTGAGGGCCTTTCTGACCGAGCATCTGGAAAGGAATGAAATCGGGAAGCTGCGGAACGTGATGATCCGGGAGCAGGCGTCCCCCACCGCCGCGTTCGGGCGGTTGTATTCCGGAGGCATGGAGCCGTTGCATGAGTTCTTCTCACGCACCCTGTCCGCCGCCTCCGGAGAAGATCCGGAGTCCCATCAGGCGATCATCCGTGCGCATGCCCTGTTCGGCCAGGTGCTGGGATTCACCGTTGCCCGCAGCACCATCCTGCGCCGTCTGGGGGTTCCCAAGTTGGAGAAGGAACATTCGGATCTGATCGCGCGGGTGATCGACGAGCACGTCGATTTCATCTGCGGCGGGCTGTGCGGGAAAGGCGGTGCATCCTGTGGCGGGGCGGGTCCGTCTCAATAGACCCCGGCATCGCGCAGGCCGCGGACCAGCAGTGCCTTGCCATCCGTTTCGATGACATTGCCGTGGCCGACGATGATGCGGTCGAAGTCCTTTGCCAGCAGTTCATCGATGGAGGCGCGGAAGGCGGCCTTGTCCTTGATGAACAGGCGGAAGATCCGGCTCATGCCGGGGTAGCGCCTGAACCCGGCGATGTGGCGGTGGAAGAAGCGGTCCCAACCCTTTTCCTCCGCGGGGAAATTGAAGATGAGGTCCGCCAGGATGAGCGTGCGTGACGGAATGTGGATCATCGCGTGCTCCTCCAGTTTCGGCGCGCCGCGGATGGGCACGACCTCGATCTCTCCCTCCCATTCCAGCGGACCCGGATAAAGCGGCTCAACCGGAAAGCCGACGATCCCACTGAAACCGGGAGGTCCCAGAAAGGGCACGTCCGGGAAGAGACGGCGGCCCTCGCCCGCGTAGGTGTCGTGGAGGAGCATGGACTCCACCAGCCAGCCCGGTTCCCCCAGCGACCGGATGCCTTCCAAGTCCGGAGCGGGGAACGGAGCCATCGAGTGGATGACCAGCTTTCCGCTGGAGAGGCGGATGACGGTGACGTTCCTCCCGTGGTGGGTGCCCAGGACAGACAGCGGATAGCCCTTGATCCAGACATCGTTGGCGAGGCGTTTCATCAGCCTGACATATCATGGAAAGGGGCGGACGGCGATGATTGGTTGTTTTCATTTTCCGGGGACCGGCGATGTTGGGCTGGCTTGAAACTCCCGCATGCACTGGCGATGACCCTGGTGGACGGACTGGCTCCGTCGGTCACCCGTTGGGCGGAGGACCAGCAGCGGAGGATTCTGAGGGATGGTACCGCGCTGGACGCACGGAGTTCTGAGTTCGCCAGATTCCTGGGAATCCCGCATCCGGAGCGGATCCGCGTATTGCGGATGGAGCACATACCCTTGCCGGTGCCCTCCTTTCTGGTGGATCTGGCGGCAAGGTGCGGCATGCCGGTTTTCGCTCCGGGCGGGATGGCGCTGGGGAGGGGGATCTATCTGCTGCCGGGACAAGAGGCCTCCCTGAGGCATGAGCTGGTCCATGTCGCCCAATACGAACGGCTGGGTGGCATCCAGGCGTTCATGCGGGCCTATCTGCTGCAATGTCTCACGGTGGGATACGCGGAGGCGGATCTGGAGGAGGAAGCCAGGGAGCGGTCAACGGGATGAGATTTTACTTTGCATGGCAAAGCAAAAGCGATAGGAAATGGAGGAACGACCAACCGGACCATCCCATGAAAGCGCTTTCCCTCGTGCCATGCCTGCTGCTGTTGTCGCAACTGCCATCCGCGGCGGATGATCCGACGGCGGACCAAGTCAGGCTGGTGAAGCTGGAATTGGAACTGGGTCTGCGAAGGGCGGGAGGATTGAGTGAAAAACACCCCACCATCCGGCGGATCGAGTCCGGCATCCGGATGATCGAGAAGCGTGCCCCACAGGTGAGGAACGAGGGATACCGGAAGCTCCTGAAGCGGAACCAATCCGAGCTGGAGGGCGAGCGGATCCGCCTGATCGACGGTGGCTACGGGGACAGACATCCGCAGCGGCTGGAGATCGACAGGCAGCTCGCGGAAGCGAACCGGCGGCTGGCGGATCTCAAGGTGAGATAAGGTGGCTTTTCTGCCCGTTCATGCCGGCCATACCAGTTTCCGGCTGGTGGCGGTGGATTCCTCCACCCGGAATCCGTGGCGGAGATAGAAAGCGAGGGCGCGTTCATTGGTGAGAAACACGCTCAGGCGGAGGCTGGTTCCGAGTTTCCGCGCTTCGTCCTTGAGAATCCCCATTACCTCACCGCCGATCCCGCATCCCTGGGACCCCGGTAGCAATGCCAGGTTCAGGACGTAGATATGGTCCGGATGCCGTTCCGTCTGCAGGTAGCCTGCGAGGCCGGTTGCGTCATGGATCGCGAGCGTTTCGACACGCTCCCATTCCTCATCGAAGTTGGCGCGTTGCCACGCATCATCCCAGCCCCAGACCTGAGTGATCTGTTCCTTGAACAGAAGCTCGTGGATTGAGAACAGCGCGGTCTTGTCGGTGGCCGCGGGCTTTTCCAGGCGGAACCGGGCCATGGCAGGGTAAGGTTCAGGGAGGATCCTCTTCCGGGGCCTTCGGCAGCTTGTCCACCTCCTCGAGGAGGTTGACGATCTCAACACCGCGGATGGCGGATGCATCATGGCGGAAGGACAGCACGGGCGTGGTCTTGAGCACCACCCGTTTCATGACCTTCTTCTGGATGTCGCCGTGCTGCTTGTTGAGCTTCTCCATCACGGGCTGTGAGGAACCGCCCAGAACGCTGATCCAGACCTTCGCTTCCTTCAGATCCTGCGTGACCTCCACCTCGGCGACGGTCACGAGCTTGCCGTTCCACTCGTAATCCTTCTGCAGGATGGAGCCGATCTCACGGCGGAGCAGTTCGTTGACTCGGTCAAGGCGGCGGGACATGGAAGAAGTCTGAAGTTGGGAGTTGATCGTTGATAGTCTGACGACGACGGGCCGATGGAGCGTGGTGGATCTCTTCCACCATCAACCATCGACCATTCACTATCAACTGTTACAGCGTTTGCGGGATCTTCTCGAGCTTGTAGCACTCGATGACGTCGCCTTCCTGGTACTCGTTGAACTCGCCGAGGCGGATACCGCACTCGTAGCCGTTCTTAACCTCCTCGACCTCGTCCTGGAACCGGCGGAGGGTGGACATGCGGCCGTCGAAGACGGGGACCCCGCCACGGATGACCCGGGCGTGCGCCTTGCGGTGGATCCGTCCGTCGGTGACGTAGGAACCGGCGGCGCGGTTGCGGCCGACCTTGAAGACCTGGCGGACTTCGGCGTGGCCGATGACGGTTTCGCGGCTGAGCGGCTCCAGCAGACCGAGCATGGCCTCGCGGACCTGGTCGATGAGTTCGTAGACGATCGAGTAGAGCTTGATCTCAACACCGGCGGCCTTCGCCGCTTTCACGGCCTTGGCCTCCACCTTCACGTTGAAGCCCAGGATGACCGCTTCCGCGGACTCCGCATAGGCAACGTCGGACTCGGTGATGGGGCCTGCGGCGGCGGTGATGAAAGTACACTCCACCTTCTTCGATTCGATGGTGAGGATGGCTTTCCGGATGGCTTCGACGGAGCCTTGGACGTCGCACTTGAGGATGATCTTGAGCTGGGCCTTGCCGCCGCCATCCCGGACCATGGAGTAGAGATCCTCCATGCGGTTGCGGTGTTGGGGCTTCAGGCGGGCGAGCCGCTGCACTTCCTGACGCTCGGTGGCGAGGGATTTCGCCTCCCGCTCGTTCTTCATCTCGGAAATGTGGTCGCCGACGTTCGGCAGTTCCTCGAAGCCGATGACCTCGACCGGCGTGCCCGGAGGCGCGGCCTTGATCGCCTGACCGCGGTCATTGATCAGCGAGCGCACCTTGCCGGAGTATGGACCGCAGATGAAAGGGGTGCCGACCTTGAGCGTGCCGGACTCCACGATGACGGTGGCGGTGGTGCCACGGCCGGGCACGACTCGGGCCTCGATGACGCCAGCGCGGGCGATCGATTTCGGGTTCGCCTTGAGCTCCAGAACTTCGGACTGGAGGATCATGAGGTCCAGCAGGTCGTCCATGCCTTTGCCGGTGAGGGCGGAAACCTCGGCGAATTCGGTGTCGCCACCGTAGTCCGTGGTCTGCAGGCCGTTCTCAGCGAGCTGCGTTTTCACGCGCTCCACGTTGGCGGAAGGAAGGTCGATCTTGTTGATCGCGACGATGATGGTCTTGTTCGCCTTCTTCGCGTGTTTGATGGCCTCCACCGTCTGCGGCATGATGCCATCATTGGCGGCCACCACGATGATCACGATGTCCGTGATGTCCGCGCCGCGGGCGCGCATGTCGGAGAAAATGGCGTGGCCCGGCGTGTCCAGGAAGGTCAGCAACTGGCCGTTGTGCTCCACCTGATAGGCACCGATGTGCTGGGTGATGCCGCCGGCTTCCCCCGCGACGATGCGGGTCTTCCGCAGGTAATCGAGCAGGGAGGTCTTCCCGTGGTCAACGTGGCCCATGATCGTGATGATCGGCGGGCGGGTCTTGAGCAGCTCCTCCGGCTGGGAAACCGGTGCTTCCGGCTCCTTGATGACTTCCTCCACCTTGTGGAAGCCCTTGTCCTTGTCCCGCTTCTCACGCTCGAAGTGGAAGCCGTGGGCTTCGCAGACCTTCGCGGCGATTTCGGGTTCCAGTGGCTGGGTCGGCGCGATGAAGACGCCGAGCTTGATCAGGTCCGCCATGATCTGGAACGGCTTCAGCCCCAGGCGGGCGGCCAGTTCCGGAACCATGATCGGTGGCTTGATGATGATGAGCTTGGGATCGTCCGATGCCGGTTCCGTGGCAACCGCTGCTTCCACGGCAGGAGCGGCGACCGGTTCAGGAGCCGCTGCGACGGGTTCAGGCGCTGGAGCGGGCGCTTCCTCTTCCAGCAACTTGGAGATGGTTGGCAGGACCGACTTTCCGGCCTTTGCGGCCTTCTTGACCTTGGGCTTCTTGTCGTCCGCGAAAAGATCGAGCGCGTTCTTCTTCGCGGCCTCCACCTTGCTCACCTGAGGTGGCGGCGGTTCCGCCTCCTTGCGCTGCCTTTCGCGGCGCGAAGGTTTCTTGGTGCCGTCGAGGAGATCGAGGACCTTTGGTTTCTCAGGGGTGCTGTCGCTATTTTGGGGCATCCGGCGGTTCTATACGAGTGGAGTCGGTAATCTGTTCAGCGGGGAAATTCATCAGCCAACGAGGGCGCGGGCACGGACGAGGATTGCTTCCGCCTCATCATCGGAAATCTGGAGCGCACCCGCGATGTAGTCGGCGGGCATGTCCACGATCAGTTCAGGATTGAAGCCACCGGCGAAGGTGAGCTTCTCGGCCAGTTCATCGGTGATGCCGAGCTGTTCACCCAGAGTGTGGGCAGCGCCACCGATTTTTTCTTTGAACTGCTCTTCCTTCGACTCGTCGCGGCGGACCTGGACGTCCCAGCCCATCAGGCGGGAGGAAAGGCGGGCGTTCTGCCCCTTGCGGCCGATGGCCTTGCTGAGGTCCGCCTCATCGACGGTCACGTGGACGATCTTCGCGTCCGCGTCCACGGTGATGGACCGGAGTTCGGCGGGCTTCAGCGCCTCGCGCACGAATTCCTTCGGATCCTCCGACCAGCGGATGATGTCCACCTTCTCGTTGTTCAGCTCACGGACGATGTTCTTCACGCGCGCGCCGCGCATGCCGACGCAGGCACCGACGGGATCCACCTTCGGGTCGTTGCTCCAGACCGCCACCTTCGTGCGGAAACCTGCCTCGCGGGCGATGCCGCGGATCTCCACGGTGCGGTCGGAAATTTCATTCACCTCCGCCTCGAACAGGCGGCGGACGAAGTTCGGGTGGCTGCGGGAAAGGATGATCTCCGGGCCGCGGCCCTCATTCTCAACGGCCAGCACGTAGGCACGGATGCGGTCGCCGATGTTGTAGTCCTCGCCCTGCACCCGCTCGCGGTTCGGCATGATGCCCTCGAACTTGCCCAGGTCCACCATCACGTCGTTGCGCTCGAAGCGGCGGACGGTGCCGGAGACGATGTCGCCCGCGCGGTCCTTGAACTCCTCGTAGATCATCTCTTTCTCCGCCTGGCGGAGGCGCTGCATCATCGTCTGCTTCGCGGTCTGCACGGCGATGCGGCCGAAGTCCTTCGGCGTGACGTTGAACTCCATCACGTCACCTGGCTGTGCGCCCGCGTTGCGCTTCTGGGCGACGGCCAGAGGGACGTCGTTGAACTTGTCGGCGGCTTCCCCGTCGGCTACGACATTGAGGGATGCGAAAATCTTCGTCTCGCCCTTCTTCGTGTCCACATCCGCCCGCAGCGTCTCAATGGCTTCCGCTCCGGGGACCATCTTCCGGTAGGCGGAAATGAAAGCGAACTCGAGCGCGGCGACAACCTTGGCGCGGTCGATGCCTTTTTCCTTTTCGTAATATTCGATGAGGGCGACGATGTCGTTGGTCATGGCTTGCTGGGTCTGGATCGACGCGGATGATGTGTAGAGACGCAAAAGAGTGGGTGCGAGACCCACTCCTACTTGCGTCAGAAGTTGTGCGGCCACCCTTCTAATATGGGCAAATCCAGCTTGCAAGCCGAAAGTCCGGCTCCGTCAAGGGCCTACCGTTGGAATCACCCCGCTGGGGGCGCCGGTCCCCAGGCCGGCATCATCACCCGTGGCTGCTGCGTCCCGCAGCAGTCTTCCTCTTCTCCGCCCGCCGCACACTCCGGCTTGCGGACGACCCTCTCCCAACGCATCCCTCTTCCATGCCACGGACGGAACTCCTCCTTTTTGATGCCGCCGGAACGCTCATCGAGCCTGCCGAGCCGGTCGCCGCCGTGTATCGCCGCCATTTCTCCCGGTTCGGCTGGGAGGTGGAGGAGGAGACCCTGAAAGCTGGGTTCCGGAAAGCCTTCTCCGGCATCGGGGAACCACGCTTCGGCCGCGGCCCGGGCGATGACGCGGAGCGCGACTGGTGGCGGGAAGTCGTGGCCGTCACCGCGGAGACCGCCGGGATCGACCGCCGCGCGCCGGGCTTCGGCGAATGCTTCGCCGCCCTTTTTGACCACTACGCCGCGGGCAGCGCATGGGCCGTGTTTCCGGAGGTGGTGGAGGTGCTCGCGGATTTCAGGAAGCAGGGCTTCAAAATGGCGGTCGTCTCCAACTTCGACCGGCGGCTCCACCGGGTGCTGGACGAGCTTGGCCTGGCCGGCTCCTTCGATCTCGTCCTCACCTCCGCCGATGTCTCCGCCCGCAAGCCATCGCCCGTCCTCCTGCAAACGGCCATGAACCACTTCTCCGTTCCCTCGTCGCACACCATCCTGGTCGGTGACAGTCCTGATGCGGACGGAGGTGCCGCCGCAGCAGCCGGAGTGCGGGCCTTCATCCTCGACCGACCCACCACCGACCTCCGCGGCTTCGCCGGAATGGTCGGCGAACTTTTTTGAGAAATGAGCTTGCGCACTCCCGGGGTGGTCCCTATTTCTCCCGCCCCGCCCGCCGGGAAACACATAACGCAAGGGTAGCTCAGTCGGTAGAGCAGTTGGCTTTTAACCAATTGGTCCTGGGTTCGAATCCCAGCCCTTGTACCAAATGAAGGCTCAGTCGCGAAAGTGACTGAGCCTTTGCAGTTTGTGAGTATCGAAAGATGCTGATTAGCAGCATTTCATGAGCCCGTGGTAACCAGGTGCAACCATTCAGTAGCGTCTAACAGTGTTTTTTCCACCTAGCGCAATCCATTGAGGATCGTTCCAAAAAAGGAACCGAATGCGATCTTTTCGGTCCTGGACAGATTTGTCCACAGCACGTCATTACGGTTCATGGAATCAGGAGAATTCAGCTTCTTCCAGCCGCTGCTTCAGCCAATGCAATTTGAGCTAATACCCAAACTCCCGTAGCATCGAGCGAAACTGCTTGAAATCGAACGCGACAGCACTTTTCGGGCTCGGTCAGCCTAGTTCACGATGCACCGGGGGGATCAGGCACGACGCTGGACGACCCGGATTTCGGGTCCCAGATCCGTTGAGCCGCTGGAACCAACGAAGCGATTCGCCGGCTGACGATGTGATCCAGGACGGCATCAAGAATCCCGGCGGCTTATCCTTTCATCCGTGAACGAACTGCCTGACGGCTCATGACACGTGTCTCGGACTGACTCAACGAACATGCGATGCGGTTGGATGAAACATTAGCCTCGGGGAATTGGCATCGACATTGCCCGGAGTTGGGGGCTTTCATTTCTCATGCTTCCATCCGTTTGCCGTGACGAAAACGCCGAATTCGTTATCGATCAGCTCAGTCGCGTGCAATGGATTTCAGGCTACACCTTTAAAGAGGGCCAAGGCTACGAGTTGCAATGGCTGCCTCTGGGTTGCCACAGAATGATACTTCTCCAGATTGCCCTCAGCGGGGACAGATCCGCATCCGGAGAATTGGGCGATTCGACTGGCGATGCGCAGACTAGCGAAGCCATCCGGGACTTTTGGAACGCCTGTACCATGCAGCTTGCGCTTCGCGGAAGAAAGAGGGCGTTACCCGTGTTTGTGAATATCATCAAAAAGTGGACTCCCCGCGGTTAGCTGGGAGGACTTCTCGAGCGGTGAATTCCGCGTCCTCATCGGGTTCTATCTCTTCACCTTGGCTGTTTGCCCAGACCTGGGTGAATTCGGCCCCGAACAACAAAATGATCGATGAGTAATAGACCCATAGGAGGACAAGCGCCAGGGAGCCGGCGGCGCCGTAGGTGGACGCGGTGGCCTCACGTCCCAGATACCATCCAATGCCCGCCTTGCCTGCGGCGAACAGCACTGCGGTGAAGATCGCCCCGACCCACACGTGTCGCCAGCGGACGCGGGCGTCGGGAAGAACTTTGAAAATGGCGGCGAACAGAATCACGATCACTCCTAAGGAAACAACCGAGCTTGCAGCCGCCCAGAGCTGGGGAGGCAGGCTGGCGATGTTACCCGCCCATTCGCTCATGGATTGAAGAATCGCGCTGAGGATCATGGAAGTGAGCAGCAGGAACCCGGTTCCGAGAACCATGGTGAAAGAAAGGAACCGGTCCTTTGCAAGCCCGGCGATTCCGCGGCCCGCTTTCCGCTTCACGCCCCAAACCGTGTTGAGGGCGTCCTGGAGCTGACCGAACAGTCCACCCGCTCCAACAACCAGCATCACGATCCCGCCCAGTGAAACCCAGACATTGGTCTCGGGTTTCCGGGCGTTGGCCACCATGTCCTGGACCGCATAAGCACCACTGGCTCCCAGGCTGCTTCGCAGTTGGTCGTCGAGTTGCCCCCGGACTGCTTCCTCTCCGAAGAAAAAGCCCGCGACGGCAACACAGATAACCAACAGAGGTGCCAGGGAAAACACCGAGTAATAGGCCAGAGCCGCGCTGAG carries:
- a CDS encoding FtsW/RodA/SpoVE family cell cycle protein, producing the protein MNWVLVLVMYGLLIFGVFMIESAARHLSVSHDILTKYGSPGAYYATMQKWWILAGSVVYFGAALIDYKWIRWLGIPFYVVSITLMLMAMQQDDNVHRLVIGGFSFQPAQLGISSGIVLIAWLVQDLPKVHRWFAAPFVRIGLIGVLAAIPFFIVMKMGDMGSALVWIPVSIVALLIGGAPFRYMSFMALIGVGLLPLLYFVALPLVSERGPERIDVWLRMLNEEEVDLLGPAYAPHNVSMAVGKAGWKGVGWNSTAPTSLHEKGFIPRDTAHNDYIFAVIAEELGFRGSLLLITAFALLLIQGLFIAFYSRDVAGRLLASLVVALFFAHVFESIGMCVLLMPITGIPLPLVSYSGTFAVICMFLLGLVQSVWIHRHERGSSAAG
- the cecR gene encoding transcriptional regulator CecR gives rise to the protein MNAELFAAAPTKGEQAKHRLLLAALEKIGEKGYDGASVREIAEAAGQNVAAIAYYFGNKESLYGEVIEGIIAYLNRTFGGLTQEAKRLFEGGGMTAAQGAELLKRMLRAFLTEHLERNEIGKLRNVMIREQASPTAAFGRLYSGGMEPLHEFFSRTLSAASGEDPESHQAIIRAHALFGQVLGFTVARSTILRRLGVPKLEKEHSDLIARVIDEHVDFICGGLCGKGGASCGGAGPSQ
- a CDS encoding GNAT family N-acetyltransferase codes for the protein MARFRLEKPAATDKTALFSIHELLFKEQITQVWGWDDAWQRANFDEEWERVETLAIHDATGLAGYLQTERHPDHIYVLNLALLPGSQGCGIGGEVMGILKDEARKLGTSLRLSVFLTNERALAFYLRHGFRVEESTATSRKLVWPA
- the rbfA gene encoding 30S ribosome-binding factor RbfA, translated to MSRRLDRVNELLRREIGSILQKDYEWNGKLVTVAEVEVTQDLKEAKVWISVLGGSSQPVMEKLNKQHGDIQKKVMKRVVLKTTPVLSFRHDASAIRGVEIVNLLEEVDKLPKAPEEDPP
- the infB gene encoding translation initiation factor IF-2, with amino-acid sequence MPQNSDSTPEKPKVLDLLDGTKKPSRRERQRKEAEPPPPQVSKVEAAKKNALDLFADDKKPKVKKAAKAGKSVLPTISKLLEEEAPAPAPEPVAAAPEPVAAPAVEAAVATEPASDDPKLIIIKPPIMVPELAARLGLKPFQIMADLIKLGVFIAPTQPLEPEIAAKVCEAHGFHFEREKRDKDKGFHKVEEVIKEPEAPVSQPEELLKTRPPIITIMGHVDHGKTSLLDYLRKTRIVAGEAGGITQHIGAYQVEHNGQLLTFLDTPGHAIFSDMRARGADITDIVIIVVAANDGIMPQTVEAIKHAKKANKTIIVAINKIDLPSANVERVKTQLAENGLQTTDYGGDTEFAEVSALTGKGMDDLLDLMILQSEVLELKANPKSIARAGVIEARVVPGRGTTATVIVESGTLKVGTPFICGPYSGKVRSLINDRGQAIKAAPPGTPVEVIGFEELPNVGDHISEMKNEREAKSLATERQEVQRLARLKPQHRNRMEDLYSMVRDGGGKAQLKIILKCDVQGSVEAIRKAILTIESKKVECTFITAAAGPITESDVAYAESAEAVILGFNVKVEAKAVKAAKAAGVEIKLYSIVYELIDQVREAMLGLLEPLSRETVIGHAEVRQVFKVGRNRAAGSYVTDGRIHRKAHARVIRGGVPVFDGRMSTLRRFQDEVEEVKNGYECGIRLGEFNEYQEGDVIECYKLEKIPQTL
- the nusA gene encoding transcription termination/antitermination protein NusA; amino-acid sequence: MTNDIVALIEYYEKEKGIDRAKVVAALEFAFISAYRKMVPGAEAIETLRADVDTKKGETKIFASLNVVADGEAADKFNDVPLAVAQKRNAGAQPGDVMEFNVTPKDFGRIAVQTAKQTMMQRLRQAEKEMIYEEFKDRAGDIVSGTVRRFERNDVMVDLGKFEGIMPNRERVQGEDYNIGDRIRAYVLAVENEGRGPEIILSRSHPNFVRRLFEAEVNEISDRTVEIRGIAREAGFRTKVAVWSNDPKVDPVGACVGMRGARVKNIVRELNNEKVDIIRWSEDPKEFVREALKPAELRSITVDADAKIVHVTVDEADLSKAIGRKGQNARLSSRLMGWDVQVRRDESKEEQFKEKIGGAAHTLGEQLGITDELAEKLTFAGGFNPELIVDMPADYIAGALQISDDEAEAILVRARALVG
- a CDS encoding HAD-IIIA family hydrolase codes for the protein MPRTELLLFDAAGTLIEPAEPVAAVYRRHFSRFGWEVEEETLKAGFRKAFSGIGEPRFGRGPGDDAERDWWREVVAVTAETAGIDRRAPGFGECFAALFDHYAAGSAWAVFPEVVEVLADFRKQGFKMAVVSNFDRRLHRVLDELGLAGSFDLVLTSADVSARKPSPVLLQTAMNHFSVPSSHTILVGDSPDADGGAAAAAGVRAFILDRPTTDLRGFAGMVGELF
- a CDS encoding YihY/virulence factor BrkB family protein, whose product is MQFHWTTLKQTVTEFFEDDALRLSAALAYYSVFSLAPLLVICVAVAGFFFGEEAVRGQLDDQLRSSLGASGAYAVQDMVANARKPETNVWVSLGGIVMLVVGAGGLFGQLQDALNTVWGVKRKAGRGIAGLAKDRFLSFTMVLGTGFLLLTSMILSAILQSMSEWAGNIASLPPQLWAAASSVVSLGVIVILFAAIFKVLPDARVRWRHVWVGAIFTAVLFAAGKAGIGWYLGREATASTYGAAGSLALVLLWVYYSSIILLFGAEFTQVWANSQGEEIEPDEDAEFTAREVLPANRGESTF